In Streptomyces sp. NBC_00448, the following are encoded in one genomic region:
- a CDS encoding DUF3037 domain-containing protein: protein MSGRDVFEYALVRVMPRIERGELINAGVLVYCRAQSYVGARVHLDVARLRCLDPEVDVDGVAAALRGYQGICEGGDSAGQAAGDDPGRRFRWLTAPRSTIVQPGPIHTGLTPDARKEADRLLDLLVR, encoded by the coding sequence ATGAGCGGGCGGGACGTCTTCGAGTACGCACTGGTGCGGGTGATGCCGCGGATCGAGCGCGGCGAGCTGATCAACGCCGGGGTGCTGGTGTACTGCCGCGCGCAGTCCTACGTCGGGGCCCGGGTGCACCTGGATGTCGCGCGGCTGCGCTGCCTCGACCCCGAGGTCGATGTGGACGGCGTGGCCGCCGCTCTGCGTGGGTACCAGGGGATCTGCGAAGGGGGCGATTCCGCCGGGCAGGCGGCCGGGGACGACCCCGGGCGCCGCTTCCGCTGGCTCACGGCTCCGCGCAGCACGATCGTCCAGCCCGGGCCGATCCACACCGGGCTCACGCCCGACGCCCGCAAGGAGGCCGACCGCCTCCTCGACCTCCTGGTGCGGTGA
- a CDS encoding SDR family oxidoreductase, whose protein sequence is MTQLPPESGRAAIITGASRGIGYGIAQALVARGDRVCITGRNEDALKAAVESLGGGDRVIGVAGKAHDEAHQEAAVGRAMDAFGRLDHLVNNAGTNPVFGLLTDLDLGVARKVYETNVLSALGFAQQTWRAWQQENGGSIVNITSIAGLAPSPFIAAYGMSKAAMVNLTVQLAAEMAPKVRVNSIAPAVVKTKFAAALYEGREEETAAGYPLQRLGVPEDIGGAAAFLLSDQAGWITGQNLVVDGGLFLKAGS, encoded by the coding sequence ATGACTCAGCTCCCCCCGGAGAGCGGCCGCGCCGCGATCATCACCGGCGCCAGCCGCGGCATCGGGTACGGGATAGCCCAGGCACTCGTCGCCCGCGGCGACCGCGTCTGCATCACCGGCCGCAACGAGGACGCGCTCAAGGCGGCCGTCGAGAGCCTGGGCGGCGGCGACCGGGTGATCGGCGTGGCCGGCAAGGCGCACGACGAGGCACACCAGGAGGCCGCCGTCGGCCGCGCGATGGACGCGTTCGGCCGGCTCGACCACCTCGTCAACAACGCCGGCACCAACCCGGTCTTCGGCCTGCTCACCGACCTCGACCTCGGGGTCGCCCGCAAGGTCTACGAGACCAACGTGCTGTCCGCGCTCGGCTTCGCCCAGCAGACCTGGCGGGCCTGGCAGCAGGAGAACGGCGGCTCGATCGTCAACATCACCTCCATCGCCGGCCTCGCCCCGTCCCCGTTCATCGCCGCCTACGGCATGAGCAAGGCCGCCATGGTCAACCTCACCGTGCAGCTCGCCGCGGAGATGGCCCCCAAGGTGCGGGTCAACTCGATCGCCCCCGCGGTGGTGAAGACGAAGTTCGCCGCGGCGCTGTACGAGGGCCGCGAGGAGGAGACGGCCGCCGGGTACCCCCTGCAGCGGCTCGGCGTGCCCGAGGACATCGGCGGCGCGGCGGCGTTCCTGCTGTCGGACCAGGCCGGGTGGATCACCGGGCAGAACCTGGTGGTCGACGGCGGCCTCTTCCTCAAGGCCGGCAGCTGA
- a CDS encoding HipA family kinase: MLREVTGIRYVTPLREGGSVPGVVEADDLGTYVVKFSGAAQGRKALVAEVIAGELGRRLGLRVPELVRFDFDPVIGLGEPDEEIQDLLKASGGLNLGMDFLPGSLGFDPLVFTMEPEEASRIVWFDALIANVDRSWRNPNMLVWHRDVWLIDHGASLIWHHNWKSAPAASAKPYDATDHALSRFSPEPAAVATELAAQVTESLLTEVTGLVPDEWLLDEPGFDSPDDVRAAYRELLGARAVDVHERITTGRVQAKQPPPEWLRTWVEGKNAE; the protein is encoded by the coding sequence ATGTTGAGAGAAGTGACCGGCATCCGCTACGTCACGCCGCTGCGTGAGGGCGGTTCCGTGCCGGGCGTGGTCGAGGCGGACGACCTCGGTACCTACGTCGTGAAGTTCAGCGGCGCGGCCCAGGGGCGCAAGGCGCTGGTCGCCGAGGTGATCGCGGGCGAACTCGGCCGTCGACTGGGCCTGCGGGTGCCCGAGTTGGTGCGGTTCGACTTCGATCCGGTGATCGGACTCGGGGAGCCCGACGAGGAGATCCAGGACCTGCTCAAAGCGAGCGGCGGTCTCAACCTCGGAATGGACTTCCTGCCCGGCTCGCTCGGCTTCGATCCTCTGGTGTTCACCATGGAGCCCGAAGAGGCCAGCCGCATCGTCTGGTTCGACGCGCTCATCGCCAACGTCGACCGATCGTGGCGTAATCCTAACATGCTGGTCTGGCACCGGGACGTGTGGCTGATCGACCACGGCGCCTCGCTCATCTGGCACCACAACTGGAAGTCGGCGCCCGCCGCGTCCGCCAAGCCGTACGACGCGACCGACCACGCGCTGTCCCGCTTCTCGCCCGAACCCGCGGCCGTCGCAACCGAGTTGGCCGCGCAGGTGACGGAGTCGCTGCTCACCGAGGTGACCGGCCTGGTGCCCGACGAGTGGCTGCTCGACGAGCCCGGCTTCGACTCGCCCGACGACGTGCGCGCCGCCTACCGCGAACTGCTGGGCGCCCGCGCCGTCGACGTCCACGAACGCATCACCACCGGTCGCGTCCAGGCGAAGCAACCGCCGCCGGAGTGGCTGCGCACCTGGGTCGAGGGGAAGAACGCGGAATGA
- the ung gene encoding uracil-DNA glycosylase → MLPDSWQAVLGEELDKPYFQQLTDFVEAERQEHHVFPPRDEVFAALDATPFDKVKVLVLGQDPYHGAGQGHGLCFSVRPGVRTPPSLRNIFKELKDEFGYPVPDNGYLMPWAQQGVLLLNAVLTVREGEANSHKGKGWEKFTDAVIRAVSDRPDPAVFVLWGNYAKKKKPLIDTDRHTVIEGAHPSPLSAKLFLGSHPFTQIDDAVKSQGHAPIDWRIPDLASA, encoded by the coding sequence ATGCTGCCCGACTCCTGGCAGGCCGTACTCGGCGAGGAGTTGGACAAGCCCTACTTCCAGCAGCTCACCGACTTCGTCGAGGCCGAGCGGCAGGAGCACCACGTCTTCCCGCCGCGGGACGAGGTGTTCGCCGCCCTGGACGCCACCCCGTTCGACAAGGTGAAGGTGCTGGTGCTCGGCCAGGACCCGTACCACGGCGCGGGCCAGGGCCACGGGCTGTGCTTCTCGGTGCGCCCCGGGGTGCGGACCCCGCCCTCGCTGCGGAACATCTTCAAGGAGCTGAAGGACGAGTTCGGCTACCCGGTGCCGGACAACGGCTATCTGATGCCCTGGGCCCAGCAGGGCGTCCTGCTGCTCAACGCGGTGCTGACGGTCCGCGAGGGCGAGGCCAACTCGCACAAGGGCAAGGGCTGGGAGAAGTTCACCGACGCGGTCATCCGGGCCGTCTCGGACCGCCCCGACCCGGCCGTCTTCGTCCTGTGGGGCAACTACGCGAAGAAGAAGAAGCCGCTCATCGACACCGACCGCCACACCGTCATAGAGGGCGCCCACCCGTCGCCGCTGTCGGCGAAGCTCTTCCTCGGCAGCCACCCCTTCACCCAGATCGACGACGCGGTGAAGTCGCAGGGCCACGCCCCGATCGACTGGCGCATCCCGGACCTCGCGTCGGCGTAG
- a CDS encoding aldo/keto reductase: MRYRTLAGGRGPQVSNLCLGILPFGSTVDEQTSFAVLDRFAEAGGTFVDTSNNYSVWAPGGTGDESELLLGRWLSARGARDRTVVATKVGARPPEGSTQVWPDAWEGLSAKVVRAGIEGSLRRLGTDHVDLYYAHVEDRAVPVAETVETFAEVVRSGATRLIGASNHAAWRVAEARQYAAAHDLPGYTCVEQRHTYLWPVPGGEWGAQWYARDDMQDFVAAHDDMTLMAYGPLVHGAYTRADRPLLAPYDHPMSQRRLAVLREVAREAGATPNQVVLAWQMGGPLPIVPVVGVSSVAQLDEALGAVDLDLDPELRARLDAA; this comes from the coding sequence ATGCGCTACCGCACCCTTGCCGGCGGCCGCGGTCCCCAGGTCAGCAACCTGTGCCTGGGCATCCTGCCGTTCGGCTCCACCGTCGACGAGCAGACCTCCTTCGCGGTGCTCGACCGCTTCGCCGAGGCCGGCGGCACCTTCGTCGACACCTCCAACAACTACTCGGTCTGGGCGCCCGGCGGCACCGGTGACGAGAGCGAGCTGCTGCTCGGCCGCTGGCTGAGCGCCCGCGGCGCCCGCGACCGTACCGTGGTGGCCACCAAGGTCGGCGCCCGCCCGCCGGAGGGCAGCACGCAGGTGTGGCCCGACGCGTGGGAAGGGCTCTCGGCGAAGGTGGTCCGGGCCGGGATCGAGGGCAGCCTGCGCCGCCTGGGCACCGACCACGTGGACCTGTACTACGCCCACGTCGAGGACCGCGCGGTCCCGGTCGCGGAGACCGTGGAGACCTTCGCCGAGGTCGTCCGCAGCGGCGCCACCCGGCTGATCGGCGCGAGCAACCACGCCGCCTGGCGCGTCGCCGAGGCACGGCAGTACGCGGCCGCGCACGACCTGCCCGGCTACACCTGCGTCGAGCAGCGGCACACCTACCTGTGGCCGGTGCCCGGCGGCGAGTGGGGCGCCCAGTGGTACGCCCGTGACGACATGCAGGACTTCGTCGCGGCCCACGACGACATGACGCTCATGGCGTACGGCCCGCTGGTGCACGGCGCCTACACCCGCGCGGACAGGCCGCTGCTCGCGCCGTACGACCACCCGATGTCGCAGCGGCGGCTGGCGGTGCTGCGCGAGGTGGCCCGCGAGGCCGGCGCCACCCCCAACCAGGTGGTACTGGCCTGGCAGATGGGCGGCCCGCTGCCGATCGTGCCGGTGGTCGGGGTGAGCAGTGTCGCCCAACTCGACGAGGCGCTGGGCGCGGTGGACCTCGACCTCGATCCGGAGCTGAGGGCCCGGCTGGACGCGGCCTGA
- a CDS encoding S9 family peptidase codes for MDKITDHRDFPGQFARTQRFSLGVPRSFTLSPDGSSVLYVRTRGPEDRVGRLWRLDADGEHLLADPAALAETAAEVPQAELIRRERARERATGIVGYTTDAAVRLIVFALDGALWTADPAGARPPRPLATAGPVVDPRPDPTRRRVAYVTDGALHVLDLASGADLALAEPESGEVTYGLAEHVAAESMHRHRGYWWSPDGSRLLVARVDNTPVARWWIADQVDPEHHPREMAYPAAGTANADVSLHLLAADGTGERTEVDWDRAGYEYLATAGWDAHGPLLSVQSRDQRTVRVLAADPATGATRLLHEQRDPAWVELVPGTPARTASGALVHTADAGETRHLTVGGEPVTPEGVQIREVLSVDGESVLFAASREPTEEQLWTYHPDGGAAPLSEGPGVHTGQRAGDTLLLSSLTEEGRDIRLLRPDGELRVPSLGATPVVTPRVTWLRAGEHDIRTALLLPSWHRPGSGPLPVLLAPYGGPALQLVMRAATWPLAEAQWFAEEGFAVVVADGRGTPGRGPRWEKTVHKDTMSAPVEDQVTALHAAAAHCPDLDLGRVAIRGWSFGGTLAAMAVLRRPDVFHAAISGAGPSDQRLYDTHWRERFLGHPDEDPEAYDRSSPIGSAAALERPLLLVHGLADDNVVAAHTLRLSAALLAAGRYHQVLPLSHATHGPSDPVMVEGLLRHQLRFLRDALNTAPRPSV; via the coding sequence ATGGACAAGATCACCGATCATCGCGACTTCCCAGGCCAGTTCGCCCGCACCCAGCGCTTCTCGCTGGGCGTCCCCCGGAGCTTCACCCTCTCCCCCGACGGCTCGTCGGTGCTGTACGTACGCACCCGCGGCCCCGAGGACCGCGTCGGCCGCCTGTGGCGGCTGGACGCCGACGGCGAGCACCTGCTCGCCGACCCGGCCGCGCTCGCGGAGACGGCCGCCGAGGTGCCGCAGGCCGAGCTGATCCGGCGCGAGCGGGCCCGCGAGCGCGCCACCGGGATCGTCGGCTACACGACCGACGCGGCCGTACGCCTCATCGTGTTCGCGCTCGACGGCGCGCTGTGGACCGCCGATCCGGCCGGCGCCCGGCCGCCTCGCCCGCTCGCCACCGCAGGTCCCGTGGTGGACCCGCGGCCCGACCCGACCCGCCGCCGGGTCGCCTACGTCACCGACGGCGCCCTGCACGTCCTGGACCTGGCAAGCGGCGCGGACCTGGCGCTCGCCGAGCCGGAGAGCGGCGAGGTGACGTACGGGCTGGCCGAGCACGTGGCGGCCGAGTCGATGCACCGGCACCGCGGCTACTGGTGGTCCCCCGACGGCAGCCGGCTGCTGGTCGCGCGGGTGGACAACACACCGGTGGCACGCTGGTGGATCGCCGACCAGGTGGACCCGGAGCACCACCCGCGCGAGATGGCCTACCCGGCGGCCGGCACCGCGAACGCCGACGTGTCGCTGCACCTCCTGGCCGCGGACGGCACCGGCGAGCGTACGGAGGTCGATTGGGACCGGGCCGGCTACGAGTACCTGGCGACCGCCGGCTGGGACGCGCACGGCCCGCTGCTGAGCGTGCAGAGCCGCGACCAGCGGACCGTACGGGTGCTGGCGGCCGATCCGGCGACAGGCGCGACCCGGCTGCTGCACGAGCAACGCGACCCGGCGTGGGTGGAGTTGGTGCCCGGCACGCCCGCACGCACCGCGTCCGGAGCCCTGGTGCACACCGCGGACGCGGGCGAGACCCGCCACCTGACCGTCGGCGGCGAGCCGGTCACCCCGGAGGGCGTGCAGATCCGCGAAGTGCTGTCCGTGGACGGCGAGTCGGTGCTGTTCGCGGCGTCCAGGGAGCCGACCGAGGAGCAGCTGTGGACCTACCACCCGGACGGCGGTGCGGCGCCGCTCAGCGAGGGCCCCGGGGTGCACACCGGGCAGCGGGCCGGGGACACGCTGCTGCTGTCGTCGCTGACCGAAGAGGGCCGCGACATCCGGCTGCTGCGGCCCGACGGCGAGTTGCGGGTGCCGTCCCTGGGAGCCACGCCGGTGGTGACCCCGCGGGTGACCTGGCTGCGGGCCGGCGAGCACGACATCCGCACCGCGCTGCTGCTGCCGTCCTGGCACCGGCCCGGCTCGGGCCCGCTGCCGGTGCTGCTCGCGCCCTACGGAGGGCCGGCGCTCCAGCTGGTGATGCGGGCGGCGACCTGGCCGCTGGCCGAGGCGCAGTGGTTCGCGGAGGAGGGCTTCGCGGTGGTGGTCGCCGACGGGCGCGGCACCCCGGGGCGCGGCCCGCGGTGGGAGAAGACCGTCCACAAGGACACCATGAGCGCGCCCGTCGAGGACCAGGTGACCGCGCTGCACGCGGCCGCCGCGCACTGCCCCGACCTCGACCTGGGCCGGGTGGCGATCCGCGGCTGGAGCTTCGGCGGCACCCTGGCGGCCATGGCGGTACTGCGCCGCCCGGACGTCTTCCACGCGGCGATCAGCGGCGCGGGCCCCAGCGACCAGCGGCTGTACGACACGCACTGGCGCGAGCGGTTCCTCGGCCACCCCGACGAGGACCCGGAGGCGTACGACCGCTCCTCGCCGATCGGGTCGGCGGCCGCGCTGGAGCGGCCGCTGCTGCTGGTGCACGGCCTCGCCGACGACAACGTGGTGGCCGCGCACACGCTGCGGCTGTCGGCGGCGCTGCTGGCCGCGGGCCGCTACCACCAGGTGCTGCCGCTGTCGCACGCGACGCACGGACCGAGCGATCCGGTGATGGTGGAGGGGCTGCTGCGACACCAGTTGAGATTCCTCCGCGACGCGTTGAACACCGCGCCGCGGCCGTCCGTATGA
- the fabG gene encoding 3-oxoacyl-ACP reductase FabG codes for MSTTEQRVAIVTGGARGIGAATAVRLAAEGRAVAVIDLDEGACKETVESITGAGGRALAVGADVSDEAQVEAAVARVAEELGAPTILVNNAGVLRDNLLFKMSAADWDTVLNVHLRGAFLMTRAVQKHMVDAKFGRVVNLSSSSALGNRGQVNYSAAKAGMQGFTKTLAIELGKFGVTANAVAPGFIVTDMTAATAARVGMGFEEFQAAAATQIPVQRVGRPEDVAGAIAFFTGDAAGFVSGQVLYIAGGPLD; via the coding sequence ATGTCCACCACCGAGCAGCGCGTCGCGATCGTGACGGGCGGCGCCCGCGGTATCGGAGCAGCGACCGCGGTCCGGCTGGCCGCCGAGGGCCGGGCCGTCGCCGTGATCGACCTGGACGAGGGCGCCTGCAAGGAGACCGTGGAGTCGATCACGGGCGCGGGCGGCCGGGCGCTCGCGGTCGGCGCGGACGTCTCGGACGAGGCCCAGGTCGAAGCGGCCGTCGCCCGGGTGGCCGAAGAACTCGGCGCGCCCACGATCCTGGTGAACAACGCCGGCGTGCTCCGCGACAACCTGCTCTTCAAGATGTCCGCGGCGGACTGGGACACCGTGCTCAACGTCCACCTGCGCGGCGCCTTCCTGATGACCCGCGCGGTGCAGAAGCACATGGTGGACGCGAAGTTCGGCCGCGTGGTGAACCTCTCCTCGTCCTCGGCCCTGGGCAACCGCGGCCAGGTCAACTACTCCGCCGCCAAGGCGGGCATGCAGGGCTTCACCAAGACCCTCGCGATCGAACTCGGCAAGTTCGGCGTCACCGCGAACGCGGTCGCCCCCGGCTTCATCGTCACCGACATGACCGCCGCGACCGCCGCCCGGGTCGGCATGGGCTTCGAGGAGTTCCAGGCGGCGGCCGCCACCCAGATCCCGGTCCAGCGGGTCGGCAGGCCCGAGGACGTCGCGGGCGCCATCGCCTTCTTCACCGGCGACGCGGCCGGCTTCGTCTCCGGCCAGGTGCTGTACATCGCCGGCGGACCCCTCGACTGA